A region from the Candidatus Gorgyraea atricola genome encodes:
- a CDS encoding V-type ATP synthase subunit K (produces ATP from ADP in the presence of a proton gradient across the membrane; the K subunit is a nonenzymatic component which binds the dimeric form by interacting with the G and E subunits), protein MDANVLLQFKDLGVAGSLAFAAMGSALGAGAAGMAAVGSWKKCFAQNKNAPFILTVFVGAPLSQTIYGMIVMNAFVELANKGQFMSGAGILSGIAMGMSAWMQGKAGAAAADAMAETGKGFGNYLIVLGIIETVALFVMVFILMAAGKL, encoded by the coding sequence ATGGATGCAAATGTATTATTGCAATTTAAAGACCTTGGCGTCGCAGGTTCACTTGCGTTCGCTGCAATGGGTTCTGCGCTTGGCGCAGGCGCAGCAGGCATGGCAGCAGTAGGCTCATGGAAGAAATGCTTTGCGCAGAATAAGAACGCGCCGTTTATTCTCACGGTATTCGTAGGCGCGCCGCTCTCCCAGACCATCTACGGCATGATCGTAATGAATGCCTTTGTAGAGCTTGCGAATAAGGGACAATTCATGTCTGGCGCAGGCATACTTAGCGGTATTGCAATGGGGATGTCAGCATGGATGCAGGGCAAGGCAGGCGCAGCAGCAGCTGATGCAATGGCAGAAACTGGCAAGGGATTCGGTAACTACCTCATAGTGCTAGGCATAATCGAAACCGTTGCCCTCTTTGTAATGGTCTTCATCCTAATGGCCGCCGGAAAGCTATAA
- a CDS encoding V-type ATP synthase subunit D, which produces MPKVRFTKGELKRQRDALRQFEHFLPFLQLKKQQLQLEIQQVHARLKLKIQEIDNLETEISEWAGLLNESTEHIAKWVREGNVVTVAANIAGVDIPVFERVDFEEPEYDLFLTPLWTDIAINKIRTLVVFLEEEKIIKQQMRILEHELRIATQRVNLFEKIKIPECKENIHLIRIYLGDQQTNAVGRSKIAKSKIEEMVLEGVA; this is translated from the coding sequence ATGCCAAAGGTTCGATTTACAAAAGGCGAACTAAAGAGGCAGCGAGATGCGTTGAGGCAGTTCGAGCATTTCCTGCCTTTTTTGCAGTTAAAAAAACAGCAGCTACAGCTGGAAATACAACAGGTGCACGCCAGGTTAAAATTAAAGATACAGGAGATAGATAACCTTGAGACTGAAATCAGTGAATGGGCAGGCCTCTTGAATGAAAGCACTGAACACATTGCCAAATGGGTGAGAGAGGGCAATGTAGTTACTGTTGCGGCAAACATTGCTGGCGTGGATATCCCGGTTTTTGAGCGCGTGGACTTTGAGGAGCCAGAGTATGATCTGTTTTTGACGCCCTTGTGGACAGACATTGCTATTAATAAAATACGAACGCTCGTAGTATTTTTAGAAGAGGAAAAAATAATCAAACAGCAGATGCGAATCCTGGAGCATGAATTAAGAATAGCCACGCAGCGCGTTAATCTATTTGAAAAAATAAAGATACCCGAGTGCAAAGAAAACATCCACCTCATAAGGATATATCTAGGCGACCAGCAGACAAATGCAGTGGGCCGTTCAAAGATAGCAAAGAGTAAGATCGAGGAAATGGTTTTAGAAGGTGTAGCATGA
- a CDS encoding V-type ATP synthase subunit B has protein sequence MQKIYNRIIQIAGNVVTVEAKDIGYKDLAEISSRAGKSLAQVIRIDNERIHLQVFAGSQGVSTGDKVRFLGHAMRISFGKNLLGRIFNGAGLPRDNGPRLEEDMIEIGGPPVNPAKRIIPNKMVRTGIPMIDVFNSLVESQKLPIFSVPGEPYNEVLARIAMQAEVDLIILGGMGLKYDDYLFFRDALDKHGSLSRSIFFVHTASDPTVECLLVPDISLAVAEEFALKGKRVLVLLTDMTNFADALKEISITMEQIPSNRGYPGDLYSQLASRYEKAVDFDTAGSITILAVTTMPGDDVTHPVPDNTGYITEGQLYLRNKSIEPFGSLSRLKQQVNGKTRKDHRAVMDRMIQLFADYRSSLEKQSMGFQMSEWDKKLLQYGKNFEQRMMNLSVNIPLEKALDLGWEIMAENFEPFETGIKTELIEEFWPKK, from the coding sequence ATGCAGAAAATATATAACCGCATAATTCAGATCGCTGGGAATGTCGTGACAGTCGAGGCAAAGGATATCGGATACAAGGACCTTGCAGAGATATCTTCAAGGGCAGGTAAGTCCCTTGCCCAGGTTATAAGGATCGACAACGAGCGCATACATCTTCAGGTCTTTGCAGGAAGTCAGGGTGTCTCAACAGGGGATAAAGTAAGATTCCTGGGCCATGCAATGAGGATATCATTTGGTAAAAATCTTTTAGGCCGCATTTTTAATGGCGCAGGCCTACCCAGAGACAATGGCCCACGGCTTGAAGAAGATATGATAGAAATAGGAGGCCCGCCTGTAAATCCTGCTAAGAGGATCATACCCAACAAAATGGTCCGCACTGGCATCCCGATGATAGATGTGTTTAATTCTCTTGTCGAGTCCCAAAAACTTCCTATCTTTTCAGTACCTGGTGAGCCATACAATGAGGTACTTGCGCGCATTGCAATGCAGGCAGAGGTAGATCTGATTATCTTAGGAGGCATGGGCCTTAAATACGACGACTATCTCTTTTTCCGTGATGCCTTAGATAAACACGGCTCGCTTTCACGCTCGATATTTTTTGTACACACAGCATCTGATCCTACTGTTGAATGTCTTTTAGTCCCTGACATAAGCCTGGCTGTTGCAGAGGAGTTTGCGCTTAAAGGAAAGCGCGTGCTGGTGCTTTTAACAGATATGACGAATTTTGCAGACGCGTTAAAAGAGATCTCGATCACTATGGAACAGATACCATCTAATAGAGGTTATCCAGGCGATCTATACAGCCAGCTCGCTAGCCGCTATGAAAAGGCAGTGGATTTTGATACAGCCGGCTCTATTACGATCCTGGCAGTGACTACGATGCCAGGCGATGATGTTACTCACCCAGTGCCTGACAATACTGGCTACATAACAGAGGGCCAACTCTATTTAAGGAATAAGTCTATTGAGCCATTCGGTAGTCTCAGTCGTCTCAAGCAACAGGTAAATGGCAAGACCAGAAAAGACCACCGCGCTGTGATGGACAGGATGATCCAGCTGTTTGCTGATTATCGCTCGAGTTTGGAAAAACAATCAATGGGTTTCCAGATGAGCGAGTGGGACAAAAAACTTTTGCAATACGGAAAGAATTTTGAGCAGAGGATGATGAATCTTTCTGTGAACATCCCACTTGAAAAGGCCCTGGATCTAGGCTGGGAGATCATGGCAGAGAATTTCGAGCCATTTGAGACAGGCATTAAGACTGAACTAATAGAAGAATTCTGGCCGAAAAAATAA
- a CDS encoding V-type ATP synthase subunit A translates to MSDKRQGKIVGINGNMVIAEFSDYVVQNEVAYILHGAERLKAEVIRVRGNRAELQVYEDTKGLKAGEKVEFTEELLSVELGPGLLGQIFDGLQNPLPQLAEKCGFFLKRGVYLEALPDEVKWEFTPFAKKGDKLRSGGKLGFVKEGIFKHWIMVPFGLQGELVLDSIVAKGNYDLKHVIAKLKDEQGKLHDAAMQQIWPVKIPITAYNEKLKPEKPIVTKIRIMDTLMPVALGGTYCVPGPFGSGKTVLQQLISKHAEIDIVVIAACGERAGEVVETLRTFPELIDPKTNKPLIERTVIICNTSSMPVAARESSVYTAVTIAEYYRQMGLNVLLLADSTSRWAQAMREMSGRLEEIPGEEAFPAYLETRIASFYERAGLMKLRDGNIGSVTIGGTVSPAGGNFEEPVTQATLKVVGAFHGLSRDRSNARKYPAIDPLESWSKYKSFIDEKQIQLAQEILKKGNEVGQMMKVVGEEGTSLEDFIIYLKAEFIDSVYLQQNAFDEVDAATIEERQKYIFGVIYEFLEKEFSLKDKDSARKFFQTLRQKFIEWNSIEWKTDVFFEKEKDIKTKVFK, encoded by the coding sequence ATGAGCGATAAAAGACAAGGGAAGATAGTAGGCATAAATGGAAACATGGTTATCGCGGAGTTTAGCGACTATGTGGTGCAGAATGAGGTGGCCTATATTCTGCATGGCGCGGAACGACTAAAGGCAGAGGTTATACGCGTCAGGGGCAACCGCGCAGAGTTACAGGTCTACGAGGATACAAAGGGTCTTAAGGCCGGGGAAAAGGTTGAGTTTACAGAAGAACTTCTATCAGTTGAATTAGGCCCGGGGCTTTTAGGTCAGATATTTGATGGACTGCAGAATCCATTGCCGCAGCTTGCTGAAAAATGCGGATTTTTCTTAAAACGCGGAGTATATCTAGAGGCATTGCCTGATGAGGTAAAATGGGAATTCACGCCTTTTGCAAAAAAGGGTGATAAATTGCGCTCAGGCGGAAAACTTGGTTTTGTAAAAGAAGGCATATTTAAGCATTGGATAATGGTTCCATTTGGCCTGCAGGGTGAATTAGTGCTCGACAGTATTGTAGCTAAAGGTAATTATGATTTAAAGCATGTAATTGCAAAGCTAAAAGATGAACAAGGCAAACTACATGATGCTGCAATGCAGCAGATCTGGCCTGTAAAAATTCCAATAACCGCATATAATGAAAAATTAAAACCTGAAAAACCTATTGTTACTAAAATCAGGATCATGGATACACTGATGCCTGTTGCATTGGGCGGCACATATTGCGTGCCAGGTCCTTTTGGTTCTGGCAAGACTGTATTGCAGCAGCTTATTAGCAAGCACGCAGAGATAGATATTGTAGTCATAGCTGCATGCGGTGAAAGGGCAGGAGAGGTTGTTGAGACTCTCAGGACATTCCCTGAATTAATAGATCCTAAGACAAACAAACCTTTAATAGAGCGCACAGTTATTATCTGTAACACCAGTTCAATGCCTGTTGCTGCAAGAGAATCAAGTGTATATACAGCTGTTACAATAGCTGAATATTATCGCCAGATGGGACTCAATGTATTGCTCCTGGCTGATTCTACATCGCGCTGGGCACAGGCAATGCGCGAGATGTCAGGCCGTCTGGAGGAAATCCCTGGTGAAGAGGCGTTCCCCGCGTACCTTGAGACAAGGATTGCTTCGTTTTATGAAAGGGCAGGACTGATGAAGCTACGCGATGGTAACATTGGCTCAGTAACAATAGGCGGCACAGTAAGTCCTGCTGGTGGAAACTTTGAAGAGCCTGTGACACAGGCCACGCTTAAGGTAGTAGGCGCATTCCATGGCCTTTCAAGAGATCGCTCTAACGCGAGAAAATATCCTGCAATAGACCCCCTTGAGAGCTGGAGCAAATACAAGAGCTTTATAGACGAGAAACAGATACAACTCGCGCAGGAGATCCTTAAGAAAGGCAATGAAGTAGGTCAGATGATGAAGGTAGTAGGTGAGGAAGGCACGTCTTTAGAGGATTTTATCATATATCTAAAGGCAGAGTTTATAGATTCAGTGTATCTGCAGCAGAATGCATTTGATGAAGTAGATGCGGCTACTATAGAAGAGAGACAAAAATACATATTTGGCGTGATTTACGAATTCCTTGAGAAAGAATTTTCTCTCAAAGACAAAGATTCTGCCAGGAAATTCTTTCAAACCTTAAGACAGAAGTTCATAGAGTGGAATTCCATCGAGTGGAAAACAGATGTATTTTTTGAGAAGGAAAAGGATATAAAGACAAAGGTCTTTAAATAG